In Rhododendron vialii isolate Sample 1 chromosome 9a, ASM3025357v1, the following are encoded in one genomic region:
- the LOC131301010 gene encoding anthocyanidin 3-O-galactosyltransferase 3GT1-like — translation MTDNVSNIDRHIAVFAFPFGSHSGTLFRLVRRLAADAPTVTFSFFSTPKTVESLFSPSKNVPHNIKPYVVSDGVPEGHVFSGNPEEPVSLYLAAVEEGEGLEGVLKAAEAEIGRRIRCVVSDAFLWFAGDLAGEMGVPWVPFMVGGAGSVSAHFYTDLIRETVGIHDIARRENDVVKFIPGFQELRLGDLPMGVLFGNLESPFAIMLHKMGRALPKATAVVINSFEEINQEINQDLKPKFEMFLNVSPFNSISWSSSSGSPSLDSDKYGCIPWLDNHEAASVAYISFGTSATPPPIEIVALAEALEVSGTPFLWSLKDNFKELLPEGFMERASELGKIVPWAPQEQVLAHSSVGVFVTHCGWNSVLESIVAGVPLIGRPFFGDHHLNTWMVTNVWKIGVSLDVGVFTKTGTMSALELVLSHEKGRELREQIGEFKELALMAAGPEGSSTQNLNTLLEVVTKYNL, via the exons ATGACCGATAATGTCTCAAATATTGACCGACACATCGCCGTCTTCGCATTCCCATTCGGCAGCCACTCCGGCACCCTCTTCAGGCTCGTCCGCCGCCTCGCCGCCGACGCCCCAACCGTCACTTTCTCCTTCTTCAGCACTCCTAAGACCGTAGAATCCTTGTTCTCACCGTCAAAAAACGTCCCCCACAACATAAAACCTTACGTGGTGTCGGACGGGGTGCCGGAGGGGCACGTGTTCTCCGGAAATCCTGAGGAGCCCGTCAGCTTGTACCTTGCGGCGGTGGAGGAGGGGGAGGGCCTTGAGGGAGTTTTGAAGGCAGCCGAGGCTGAGATAGGGCGGAGGATCAGGTGCGTCGTGTCAGATGCGTTCTTGTGGTTTGCGGGCGACTTGGCGGGGGAGATGGGGGTGCCGTGGGTTCCGTTTATGGTCGGGGGTGCCGGGTCTGTGTCGGCTCATTTTTACACTGACCTGATTAGGGAAACTGTAGGAATCCATG ACATTGCCAGGCGGGAAAACGACGTCGTGAAATTCATTCCAGGATTTCAGGAGCTACGCCTCGGAGACTTGCCCATGGGAGTCCTGTTTGGAAACTTGGAATCTCCATTCGCAATAATGCTACACAAAATGGGCCGAGCTTTGCCCAAAGCAACTGCGGTTGTTATCAACTCTTTCGAGGAAATAAACCAGGAAATCAACCAAGATCTCAAGCCCAAGTTTGAAATGTTTCTCAATGTGAGCCCATTTAACTCAATatcatggtcgtcctcatcgggGTCACCCTCCTTGGACTCGGACAAGTATGGATGCATCCCGTGGTTGGACAACCACGAAGCTGCCTCTGTTGCCTATATCAGCTTTGGAACATCAGCCACACCGCCGCCGATTGAG ATTGTGGCATTAGCTGAAGCACTAGAAGTTAGCGGAACTCCGTTTCTCTGGTCTCTCAAAGACAATTTCAAAGAGTTACTTCCGGAAGGATTCATGGAGAGAGCTAGTGAGCTGGGAAAAATCGTCCCATGGGCACCTCAGGAACAAGTTCTGGCACACAGTTCGGTAGGAGTTTTCGTGACTCACTGTGGGTGGAACTCGGTGTTGGAGAGCATTGTAGCGGGTGTGCCGCTAATTGGGAGGCCGTTCTTCGGGGATCACCATCTAAACACGTGGATGGTGACAAATGTCTGGAAAATTGGTGTGAGTTTGGACGTAGGAGTTTTCACAAAAACTGGCACAATGTCTGCCCTTGAACTGGTCCTGAGCCATGAAAAGGGGAGGGAACTCAGGGAGCAAATTGGAGAGTTCAAAGAGCTTGCTTTGATGGCTGCTGGACCAGAAGGGAGCTCAACTCAGAATCTCAATACTCTGTTGGAGGTAGTAACAAAGTACAATCTTTAG
- the LOC131301009 gene encoding anthocyanidin 3-O-galactosyltransferase 3GT1 yields MTKNISRDRHVAVLPFPFSSHAGRLLTLVRRLAAAAPNVTFSFYSTAKSIESLFSPAERVPGNVRPYAVPDGVPEGHVFSGEPVEHINLYLTAVGEGESLRGVLKAAEVETGRRIGCVMSDAFMWFAGDLAEEMGVPWVPLMTGGANSITAHFYTDLIRETVGMHDIVGRGNDIVKFIPGFSELRLGDLPTGVLFGNLESPFAIMLHKMGRALPKATAIAINSFEELDPDIIQDLKSKFKMILNVSPFSAISLPSSPPPPPSSYTDEYGCIPWLDNCKAASVAYIGFGTLATPPPVEIAALAEALEASGTPFLWSLKDNFKKFFPEGFIKRTGERGKIVPWAPQEQVLAHGSVGVFVTHCGWNSALESVVAGVPLIGRPFFGDHQLNAWMVENVWKIGVRVEGGVFTKSGTMSALELVLTHEKGKELRARVEMFKKLALKAIGPEGSSTRNLHTLLEIVAGYNL; encoded by the exons ATGACCAAAAATATCTCAAGGGACCGTCACGTGGCCGTCTTACCGTTCCCTTTCTCCAGCCACGCCGGCCGCCTCCTCACCCTCGTCCGCCGCCTCGCCGCCGCCGCCCCCAACGTCACTTTCTCCTTCTACAGCACCGCTAAATCCATCGAGTCCTTGTTCTCGCCGGCGGAGAGAGTCCCCGGCAACGTGAGGCCGTACGCGGTGCCGGACGGGGTGCCGGAGGGGCATGTGTTCTCCGGGGAGCCCGTGGAGCACATTAACTTGTACCTTACGGCGGTGGGGGAGGGGGAGAGCCTCAGGGGAGTGTTGAAGGCGGCCGAGGTGGAGACAGGGCGGAGGATCGGGTGTGTTATGTCAGATGCGTTTATGTGGTTCGCCGGCGATTTGGCGGAGGAGATGGGGGTCCCGTGGGTCCCGCTCATGACCGGGGGTGCTAACTCTATCACTGCGCATTTTTACACCGATCTGATCAGGGAAACTGTTGGAATGCATG ACATTGTTGGCAGGGGCAACGACATTGTGAAATTTATCCCAGGATTCTCGGAGCTACGCCTCGGGGACTTGCCTACGGGAGTCCTGTTCGGGAACTTGGAATCTCCGTTCGCAATCATGCTACACAAAATGGGGCGGGCTCTGCCCAAAGCAACGGCCATTGCTATCAACTCCTTCGAAGAACTAGACCCTGATATCATCCAAGATCTCAAGTCCAAGTTTAAAATGATTCTCAACGTCAGCCCATTTAGCGCAATATCGTTGCCTTCatcaccgccgccgccgccctcCTCGTACACGGATGAGTACGGATGCATCCCGTGGTTGGACAACTGCAAAGCCGCCTCGGTCGCCTATATCGGCTTTGGAACTTTAGCTACACCACCACCGGTTGAG ATTGCGGCATTAGCTGAAGCATTAGAAGCTAGCGGCACTCCGTTTCTCTGGTCTCtgaaagataatttcaaaaagtttttcccGGAAGGATTCATTAAGAGAACTGGCGAGCGAGGGAAAATCGTGCCGTGGGCACCTCAGGAACAAGTTCTGGCACATGGTTCTGTAGGAGTCTTCGTGACTCACTGCGGGTGGAACTCGGCACTGGAGAGCGTCGTGGCGGGTGTGCCGCTTATAGGGAGGCCGTTCTTCGGCGATCATCAGCTAAACGCGTGGATGGTGGAAAACGTGTGGAAAATTGGTGTGAGGGTGGAGGGGGGAGTTTTCACAAAGAGTGGCACAATGTCTGCCCTTGAACTGGTTTTGACTCATGAAAAGGGGAAGGAACTGAGGGCGCGAGTTGAAATGTTTAAAAAGCTTGCGTTGAAGGCTATCGGACCCGAAGGGAGCTCAACTCGCAATCTCCATACTTTGTTGGAGATAGTAGCAGGGTACAATCTTTAG